In Cellulomonas wangsupingiae, the genomic window TGCAGGACGGCGGGCTCGCGCACGAGACGGTCTGGGTGCGCACGGTGGACGACGCGCTCCTGCACCTCGACGCCGACTGCGTGCTGCTCGACCTCGGGCTGCCGGACGCGATGGGGCTCAGCGCGCTGCAGCGCGTCCTCGAGGCGGGCGCGCCCCCGGTCGTGGTGCTCACCGGTCTGACGGACACCGACGCGGGGGTCGAGGCCGTCGCCGCCGGCGCCCAGGACTTCCTCGCCAAGGGCGACGTCGACCCGGACCTGCTGGCACGGGCCGTGCGGTACGCCGTGCAGCGCCGCCGCCTGGAGGACACCGGGCGCGCCCTGTACCGCAGCCTGGTGCGCGCCGCGGAGACGACGCGCCTCGAGCGTGCGCTGCTGCCGACGCCGGCCGTCACGGACACCCGCATGGAGGTCCGGGTGGGGTACCGGGCGGGTCGCGACGGCCTGCTGGGCGGCGACTTCTACGACGTCGTCGAGCGGCCGGACGGCACCGTCCTCGCGATGGTGGGGGACGTGTGCGGCCACGGCCCCGACGAGGCGGCGCTGGGCGCGACGCTGCGCACGGCGTGGCGCACCCTGGTGCTCGCGGGCATCCCGGCCGACGAGATCCTCGGGCTGCTGGAGCGCGTGCTGGCCGCCGAGCGCGCGCGCCCCGAGATCTTCACCACGGTCTCGATGCTGGCCGTCCTGCCCGACCGCCGCACCGCCGACCTGTACCTCGCGGGGCACCCCGTCCCGCTGCTGCTGGGCTCGCCGTCGGTGCTGCTGCCCTCCGGCCGTCGTGGGCGGGCCCTGGGCGTGCCCGTGGGCGGTGGCTGGCCGGCGCAGCGCCTCGACCTCGGTCC contains:
- a CDS encoding PP2C family protein-serine/threonine phosphatase, whose amino-acid sequence is MHGSAASEDDVHSGAPGDEDSPLRILVVEDDEGDALLVREHLQDGGLAHETVWVRTVDDALLHLDADCVLLDLGLPDAMGLSALQRVLEAGAPPVVVLTGLTDTDAGVEAVAAGAQDFLAKGDVDPDLLARAVRYAVQRRRLEDTGRALYRSLVRAAETTRLERALLPTPAVTDTRMEVRVGYRAGRDGLLGGDFYDVVERPDGTVLAMVGDVCGHGPDEAALGATLRTAWRTLVLAGIPADEILGLLERVLAAERARPEIFTTVSMLAVLPDRRTADLYLAGHPVPLLLGSPSVLLPSGRRGRALGVPVGGGWPAQRLDLGPSWRVLLYTDGLLEATVGDGSQRLGKAGLLDVAHRTMLGTAETDGAVRPDEDPVLGRMLSAVRARHGGDLVDDAAVVLIGCDA